A segment of the Streptomyces sp. Tu 2975 genome:
GAACAAGCAGCAGGAGATCACGCCGATCCACCCGGAGCTGGAGGAGCCCCTCCGGGAGGTCCTGGACGTCACGTACGGCCTGATCGTCTACCAGGAGCAGGTGCAGAAGGCCGCCCAGATCATCGCCGGGTACTCGCTCGGTGAGGCCGACATCCTCCGCCGCGTGATGGGCAAGAAGAAGCCCGACGAGCTGGCGAAGAACTTCGTCCTCTTCCAGAAGGGCGCCCGCGAGAAGGGCTACAGCGACGAGGCCATCCAGGCCCTGTGGGACGTGCTGGTCCCCTTCGCCGGATACGCCTTCAACAAGGCGCACTCCGCCGCCTACGGCCTGGTCTCCTACTGGACGGCGTACCTCAAGGCCAACCACCCCGCCGAATACATGGCGGCGCTGCTCACCTCGGTCAAGGACGACAAGGACAAGTCGGCCGTCTATCTGAACGAGTGCCGACGCATGGGCATCAAGGTCCTGCCGCCCAACGTCAACGAGTCCATGTCCAACTTCGCCGCACAGGGCGACGACGTGATCCTCTTCGGCCTCACCGCCGTGCGCAACGTCGGCCAGAACGTCGTCGAGTCGATCATCAAGACCCGCAAGGCGAAGGGGAAGTACAGCTCCTTCCCGGACTTCCTCGACAAGGTCGAGGCCGTCGTCTGCAACAAGCGCACCGTCGAGTCCCTGATCAAGGCCGGCGCGTTCGACGAGATGGGCCACACCCGCAAGGGCCTCGTCGCCCACCACGAGCCGATGATCGACAACGTGGTCGCGGTCAAGCGCAAGGAGGCCGAGGGGCAGTTCGACCTCTTCGGCGGTATGGGCGAGGAAGCGAGCGACGAGCCGGGCTTCGGGCTCGACGTCGAGTTCTCCGACGTCGAATGGGACAAGTCGTACCTGCTCGCGCAGGAGCGCGAGATGCTCGGCCTCTACGTCTCCGACCACCCGCTCTTCGGCATCGAGCACGTCCTTTCCGACAAGACGGACGCGGCCATCTCCCAGCTCACCGGCGGGGAGCACGCGGACGGCGCGGTCGTCACCATCGGCGGCATCATCTCCGGCCTCCAGCGCAAGATGACCAAGCAGGGCAACGCCTGGGCCATCGCCACCGTGGAGGACCTGGCCGGCTCCATCGAGTGCATGTTCTTCCCGGCGACGTACCAGCTCGTCTCCACCCAGCTCGTCGAGGACACCGTCGTGTTCGTCAAGGGCCGCCTCGACAAGCGCGAGGACATCCCGCGTCTGGTCGCGATGGAGCTGATGGTCCCCGACCTGTCCTCGGCCGGCACCAACGCGCCGGTGGTGGTGACGATTCCGACGGTCAAGGTCACGCCGCCCATGGTCAGCCGCCTCGGCGAGATCCTCAGCCACCACAAGGGCAACACCGAGGTGCGGATCAAGCTCCAGGGCCCGCGCAAGACCACGGTCCTGCGGCTCGACCGGCACCGTGTCCAGCCCGACCCCGCCCTCTTCGGCGACCTCAAGGTGCTGCTCGGCCCGTCCTGTCTGGCCGGCTGACCGGTCCCGCACGCAGAAGGGGCGCTCCCGTCGTCACGGGAGCGCCCCTTCTGGCTTGTGCGATCAGCTCCTGATCAGTCAGTTGTGACCGAAGCGCTTCTGCCGGCCCTTGTGAGCCACGTCGGAAGGTGTGACCGCCTGCGCCCGCTGCTCGGCCTGGGCCTCCATCGAGGAGCTGCGCGCCTGCTGGGTGCCGCGCTCCGCGGGAGAAGCCTTGCTCTGAGTGCGTTCCTGCTTCTTGTTCTTGGCCATGGGATGCCTCCTGTGGGGGTTTTAGGGGCCAGGGCCGCGACCAGACTCACATACCCGTAAAACAGCCGCATTTTGGATCATTGCGGACCGTAGTCGGCCCCGGTGGGCAGGTGTGCGGCGCGATCCGCCACGCCGATGATCGAGTTCCGGACGTCAACCCTCCCGTGGTCGGGCAGACTCGACAGAAACCCGCAACAATCCCGGATCTCGAAGCACCGTTGAGCTCCCGAAAGAGGGTGGAACGCGTGGACCGCTGCGTCGTCCTGGTGGACGCCGGCTATCTGCTGGGCGCCGCTGCCAGCCTTCTCGCCGGAGAGCCCGCCCGATCGCGGATCACCGTCGACCACGCGTCCCTCATCCAGGGCCTGCGCGAACTCGCGGAAGCCGACACCCGGCAACCCCTGCTGCGGATCTACTGGTTCGACGGCGCCCCCGACCGGGTCCCGCAGCCCGAGCACCGACGGTTGCGGGTGATGCCCCGGGTGACCGTCCGGCTCGGTGCCCTGACCCGCAGCGACGGACGCTGGGCGCAGAAGGGCGTCGACGCGGCGATGCACGCGGAGCTCACCGAACTGGCCAGGAACCGCGCCTGCTCCGACGTGGTCCTGGTGACCGGCGACGGCGACCTGCTGCCCGGGCTGATGTCCGCGAAGGAACACGGGGTCGCCGTCCACCTCTGGGCCGTGCAGGCCGCCGACGGCGACTACAACCAGTCGGAGGACCTCGTCGCGGAGGCCGACGAGCGCCGGGTCCTCGACCGTGCCTGGATCATCCGGGCCGTACGGGCCAAGGAACTCACCGGCATCTGCGCGCCGCCGCCGGTTCCCCGGCCCGAGATCGCCGCCATCCTCTCCGCGCCGCTGCCCGAGTCCGCGCTCGCCGCCGCCGCGGAGCGGGCGGAGGACGCCGTACGCAACGGCACCAGGCCCGCGCCGGCCGAGGACGACGGGCAACCCGCACCCGCCCCGGCCGGCCCCAAGGGCGGCGTGCCCACCCCCAAGGACCTCGCCGGGCTGCGCGCCCCCGGCCAGCCCTCCTCCCACCCGGCATCCCACCCGCCGAACGCCACCCTGCGCTGGTCCTCCGACAAGGGCTGGATCGAACGGCCCGGCGGCGGAACACTGGGCGAACCCCCGGAGACCGCCTCACTGCCCACCCTGGCCCAGCTCACCAGCGCCGAACAGCGCTGGGCCGACCGCGAGGAGGACATCACCACCGTCGGCGGCGATCCCTTCGAGGTCGGCCAGGTCTTCGCGCGGCGCTGGATGGAGCGGCTGCCGGAGAACGGCCACGTACAGAAGCTGTCCACGCTCTACCCCCGCATCCCGCACCGCATCGACGGCGAACTGCTGCGCTACGCCGCACGTTTCGGACTTCTCGCGCACAAGGACGACCAGATCGACGAGCACGACCGCTACGCGATCCGGGCCGGCTTCTGGCGGGAGATCGATGTACGGACGGCCGCAGATCACGGCCCGGCGGGTGAGCAGCCGGGGCCCGAGGGCATCCGGGGCGGACGGACCCCGTAGTCTCGTACCTCGTGAGTACGGTGTGCGTGGTGCGGGATCTGGTCAAGACGTACCCCGCCGCGCGCGGCAGACGGGGCACGCCCGGGACACCCGAGGTGCGTGCCAGCGACGGCATCAGCCTCGAGGTGCGGCGCGGCGAGATCTTCGGGCTGCTCGGACCCAACGGCGCGGGCAAGTCCACCCTGGTGCGACAGCTCACCGGCCTGATGCGCCCCGACGCCGGCTCGGTCCACGTCCTCGGCCACGACCTCGTACGGCACCCCGAGCGCGCCGCCCGGCTCATCGGCTACCTCGGCCAGGAGTCCACCGCGCTCGACGAACTGACCGTCGCGCTCGCCGCCGAGACCACCGGGCGGCTGCGCGGACTGGCCGCACGCCGAGCGCGCGCGGAGCGGGACGCCGTCCTCGAAGAACTGGGCCTCACCGGCCTCGCCGGCCGCCCCCTCAAGAAGCTCTCCGGCGGGCAGCGCAGACTCGCCTGCTTCGCGGCCACCCTGGTCGGTGAGCGGCCGGTCCTGGTGCTGGACGAACCCACCACCGGGATGGACCCCGTCGCACGGCGCGCCGTATGGGCCGCGGTCGACCGGCGCCGCGCCGAACACGGCGCGACGGTGCTCCTGGTCACCCACAACGTCATCGAGGCGGAGACCGTGCTCGACCGGGTCGCCGTCCTCGACCGTGGCCGGGTCATCGCCTGCGACAGCCCCTCCGGGCTGAAGGAGCACGTCGCCGGCGAGGTACGGGTCGAGCTGGTATGGCGCGAGCGCGCCCCGCTCGACGTGCCCGAGGTCGCCGCGCTGCGCGGCTCCGCGCAGGAATCGGGGCGGCGCTGGGTCCTCCGGCTCGGCCCGGAAGAGGCACGGGCGGCGGTCGCCGCGGTGACCGGCGGCGCGGCCTTCGCGGCGCTCGACGACTTCACCCTGGCCACCCCGAGCCTGGAGGACGTGTACTTGGCACTCGGGGGGAACGCGACGAAGGGGCTGGTCAAGGCGTGAGCATCGTGTCCGCCAAATCCGACGCGGCGGTGTCCGCGCGCCGGACGCCGGCGGAGGAGACGACCGCCGCGCCGCTCGCGCCGAGAGCGCGGCTGCTGCCGGCGCTGGCGGCCGTGTACCGGGCGCAGCTGTCCCGGGCGCGCGTCGCCCGCATCCCGCTGCTGTTCGTGGCGACGTTCCAGTCCGTCGGGATCATGGTTCTGATGCGGGGCGTCGTCGACGGGGGCGCGGAGGCGCGCGCCGTCGTCGCGGGCGCGAGCGTGCTCGTCGTCGCCTTCGTGGCGCTCAACCTGCTCGCCCAGTACTTCGGCCAGCTACGTGCCGGAGGCGGCCTCGACCACTACGCCACCCTGCCGGTGCCCCCCGCGGCCGTGGTGCTCGGCGCGGCGGGCGCGTACGCCTCGTTCACCGTGCCGGGAACGGTGGTGACGGCCGTCGCGGGAAGTGTGCTGTTCGACCTGCCGCTGACGCATCTGTGGGTGCTCGCCGCCGTCATCCCGCTGTCCGGCGCGGCACTCGCCGGGCTGGGCGCGGCCCTCGGCCTGCTGGCGCCCCGCCAGGAAATGGCCACGCTGCTCGGGCAGCTGGGCATGTCGGCGGCGCTGCTGCTCGGCGTGCTGCCGGCCGACCGGCTGCCGGAACCGGTCTCCTACGCGCGTGATCTGCTGCCGTCCACGTACGGGGTCGAGGCCATGGCCCGGACCTTCGACGCCCACCCGGACTGGCCCGCCGTCGCCCTCGACCTCGCCGTCTGCGCGGCCGTCGGCGTCGTCTCACTGGCGGTCGCGACGTGGGCCTACCGGCGGGCAGCGGTCCGGTGAGGCGTCACCCGGGCGGGCCTGGCACGATGGCGGTGTGACCGCACCTCTGACGCCGCCCCACCAGCCGCACGAGCCTTCCCGGGACGACAACGCCTGGCAGGCGCCGCCCACCGGGCCGGGGTCGTCCTCGATGTACGCGTACGACACGGCGAAGGACGAGGCCGAGTCGGCCGCGGAACTGCGGAAGGACCTGCGGGACTCCGCGCTGATCCTCGTGGCCGTCACGCTCCTGGGCGTCGCCCTGGGCTTCCTCTGGCTGTGGCTGGCGCCGCGGGTACCGCTGGTCTCCAACGACGAGGCGGTCTTCCTCAAGGACACCGAAGGCGAGGAGGCGATCGGCGCGGACGGCACGTTCCTGCTGTTGGGCGTCGCTCTCGGGGTGCTGACCGCGGTGGCCGTCTTCCTCTTCCGACGGCGCGGCGGCATCGCGCTGGTGGTCGCCCTGGCGGTCGGCGCCGTGCTCGGCTCCCTGCTGGGCTGGGGCATCGGCATGTGGTTCGGCCCGACGCGGGACGTGGTGGAGCAAGCGCGCCAGGTCGGTGAGGGGGTCACCTTCGACGCGTACCTGGACCTTCGGGCGAAGGGGGCGCTGCTGGCGTGGCCGGTGGCGGCGATGGTGGTACATCTGGGGCTCACGGCGCTGTTCGGGCCGCGGGATCCGGAGCCGGAGTGGCCGACGGGGCCGACGGGGGCGCCGGCGCCCCGGCAGTGACGTTTCCCTCCGGGCGGCGGCGCGGTGCGGGTCCGGGCGGAGCCAGGTTCGGGAAGGGGCGGGTAGGGGAACGGCGCCCCGCAGGGCTACGCGCGGGCGATCGGCGCCAGGGTTGCCGAGGTCAGGGATGCCAGGTCCGTGGGGGACAGTTCGACCTCCAGGCCGCGGCGCCCCGCCGACACGCAGATCGTCCCGTGCGCCGACGCCGACGCGTCCAGCACCGTCGGCAGCCGTTTGCGCTGCCCGAGGGGCGAGATGCCGCCGCGGACGTAGCCGGTGGTGCGTTCCGCCGCCGCCGGGTCCGCCATCGTCGCCCGCTTGCCGCCGACGGCCGATGCCAGCGCCTTCAGGTCGAGCCGGCCCGCGACCGGGACGACCGCCACCGTCAGCGCGCCGTCCACGTCCGCGACGAGTGTCTTGAAGACCCGATCGGGGGAAACGCCCAGCGCTTCCGCGGCCTCCTCGCCGTACGAGGGCGACGACGGGTCGTGGTCGTAGGTGTGCACGGTGAACGGGATGCCCGCCGCCGTGAGGGCGACCGTCGCCGGCGTACCGCCCGACTGCTGCTTCTTCGTCTTCTTCGTCGCGTTCTTCGCCACGCCAGGTGTCCTCGCGTCAGTTGGGGCTGGTGGGCCGCCACGTCAGATCGACGGCCGGCAGCGACGGCAGGTGCCGCAGCATCGCCGTCTCCGCGCGCAGCAGCGTCAGTTCCTCGCGCAGTCGTGTCGCCGTGTCCGGCGCCTGGAGCAGCCGCTGCTTCGCGGGGGTGTCCAGCACCGCCGCCGCGGCGACGAGGTAGGAGACGACCGACGGCTCGTCCGGCAGTTCCGCTCCGGTCGACAGCGAGCGCTCACGCGCGCCGGCCAGCCGCTTCTGGTAGCTGCGGAACGCTCGCAGCACGCCTTCCGCGAGGGTGGCGGCGCCGTCGCCCGGCTCCTCCGGGATCTCTTCGAGCTCCGCGGTGAGGAAGGGCCCGCTCGCGTCGACCGACAGCAGTTTGACGCGGGTCGTGCCGGTGGCGAGCACTTCGAAGCTGCCGTCCCCGCGTTCGCGGACGGTCGCCGCGTCGGCGATGCAGCCCACGCGGTGGAAGGCCTGGATCGGGTCCGGTCCGAAGCCGGCGGCGGGGCCGCGTTCCACGACCGTGGTCGGGTCGGGCATCCCCGGGGCGGCGGGCGCGACCTCGCGGCCGTCGCGGATGGCGACCACGGCGAAGCGTCGGGGCTCCTCCTCGTCCGCCTTCAGCAGCTCGCGCATCATGGCGCGATAACGCTCCTCGAAAATGTTCAGTGGCAGCACAAGGCCCGGGAACAGAACCGAGTTCAGCGGGAAGAGCGGCAGGCGAGCGGTGGTCACAGCGGTCAAGAGTAATGGTCGAGCGGGCGGGCCTGTCCTCCCCGTCCACGCAGCGGCGTCGCCGACGCGACCTCGATCCGTACGTCGCCCCTGGCCTGGAGGAACCGGCCGAGCGGGTCCTCCGTCACCGACGACCACGGGAACGAGGTCGCGTGCGGGCCGATCAGCCGGAACTGGTTCAGCGCCTCCTCCCAGCGCCCCCGGGCCACCAGCACATAGGCGAGGAGGTTGCGGACCTCTGCCGGCCACGGGTCGCCCGGCCCGTATGCGCGCGACAGCGTGATGGCGAGGTCCGCGGCCGCGTCGATCCGGTCGTCCTGCACCGATGTCCTGGCCTCACCGCCGAGCAGCTGGGAGAAGGCCGCCCGTACCGGCAGGGCCTGGACCAGCGAGCCGGGAAGCGCGTCGGCGGCGGCCTGCTCCGCGAAGTCGAAGCACTCGCGATGCGAGCCGTACCACTGCGCGGACAGGTATTTGAGCGCCGCGACATGGCAGCCGTAGTGGTGCGAGGAACGGCGGACGGCCTGTTCCCACAGGGCTTCGAAGGCCGTGTGCGAGGCGTGGGTGCCGCGCGCGTGGTCGAGCGCGATGCGCCAGGGCACAGGGTCGCCTGGACCGGCCTCCGCCGCGGCGTCGATCAGCGGGCCCACCTCCCGCAGCAGTTCCGTGCGGGCGGGCGACTCCCAGGCCCTGCGGACCGCGAGCTCGGCCTTGACCACGAGGGCGTCGGCGTCGCGCGGAGCCGCGCCCAGCCAGTCGCCGAGCCACTCGTCCCGGTTCCGGGCGAACGCCGCGAGCCTGACGACGTACCGGTCACGGTTCTCCCATTCGGCTGATTCCCGTGTGGTCGCCAGCAGCTTGGCGGCCGGTTCGTACTCGCCGACCGCGGCCGCGACCAGCGCCGGCCCGAGCCGGTCGTCCGGGGCGTCGAGCAGTACCGCCTCGTCAGGGGCGAGGCAGTGGGTGAGCCGTGGCGTATGACGGATCATGCGCGCGGTACGGATCAGGGCGCGGATCAGTGACATGGTGCGGACCATTGAAAACGCGCAGGTGAACGCCGCGCCAGAGGGCAGCTGTGAAGCTTTGGTGGCAACGGAATGGTTGTCCCGGCCGAAGTCAAGAGACGGTAAAGAAAGCGACTAACCGCGACGGAGGAGCCGGGAGGCGCCCGCCGCGACCGTGGTCGCGAGGATCCAGCCCAGCAGCACCAGAACGGCGGCCGCCCATTGCCATCCGCCCTGTAGCCGCCAGTGGCCGTCCTGGCCGAGATTGATCACCGGGATGAGCAGGTCGAGGGCGTACAGCGCCGGGTTCCACTCGGGATGTTCGTCGGGCTTGATGGGCGGTGGGGCGACCTGGGCGAAGGCGATCGCGCCGGCCGCCCAGAGCACCGCCATCCACAGGGCCGCCCGGCCGGGCCGGTAGCCGTACGCGACCGTGAGGTCCTGGAGGTATCCCCACAGCTTCCCGGCCAGCGGCAGCGTCTCCCGCCGGCGGCGGTTCTTGGCCAGCAGCACCTCGCGGGCGTCCGCGTCCTCGCCGCTGTTGCGCAGGACGGTCGCCAGCCGCTCGTACGGCTCCGGCGAGTACTCGGGGGTCGCCGACGCGACCCACTCCAGCCGCCGGGAGAGCGGGAACTCCTCGTACGGCACCAGGTTCTCGTAGACGAAGCCGCCCATCGCGAGCCCGCCCGGGCCCGGCCAGCTCGCCGCCAGGTCGATCAGCGTCACGACCTTCGCGCCGTTCAGTACGACCCGCCCCTCCTCGGGGCGCTCCGCGTTGAACCGCAGCTCGGGTGTGGCGATCCTGCGCAGCGACAGCTCCTCGCGCGGGCTCAGCACGAACCGCGCCCGCTGGAGGTCGACCGCGTCGCCGAACCGCCCGTCGTCGAGCCGGACCCCGCCGTGGCACTCGAAGGGCTGCAGCCGGGAGCCGCGCGCGGGGGTGCCGTAGGCGGCGATGCCGAACGGGGGAGTGGCGCCCTGGTTGCCCGTGGTCACGCTCACCCAGGCGCCCGTCATGTACAGCGTGCGTTCCACACTGAGCTGGGGGGCGTTGAGCGCGCGGCGCTCCGCCGCCGCGCGCAGCCGGCTGCCGCGCAGACTGAGCGAGACGCCCACCTTCGCGCCGCGCAGGCTGAACTCGCCGTAGGTCTCTATGAGTTCGGCCTGTAAGTCCTGGGCCACCGACATGCCGTCCGCGGTGATCGCCCGGCCCCGGCGGTCGGGTCGCACATGGATCTGGTTGATCAGCAGGTCCGTGCCGATCTGGGCGTCCGTGAGCCGGATACCGTGCTCGACGCGGCAGCGGGGCAGATGCAGATCGCCCTCCGTGCGCAGCCTGGCCGCCTCGATCCGCGGGATCGCGCAGCCGACCATGCGCACGGTCGTGAAGTGCGCCTCCGGCATCAGCAGTTCGTTCTCGAAGCGGCAGCCGTGCAGCTCCACGTACGGGGAGATACTGCCGCCGGCCAGCTTGAGGGTGCCGGTGATCAGGACGCCGCGCAGTTTGAGCGCGCAGACCCGGCCCGGCCTGGCGGCGGGTCCGCTCAGCAGCAGCCGGGCCACGATCGACGCCCGGACGCTGCGCTCGGGACCCCAGGGCAGGGGGGAGAAGGGATCGTTCAACAGGGGATCGGTGTCACTGAGGTCGTACGTGCTTCCGTTTCTGAAGGCGTTCCACATGTGGAGCTCGGTCGGGCTCAGCCCGTCCGGGGGCCCGTCGTCCAGCGGCTCGGTCACTGCCGCTCCTCCGCTTCGTTGGCTCGTACAGCTGTTCTTCCCGCTGAGTGACGGCCTGAACGCTAGTGGTGATGGTCAACTTGTGGGGCCTGTATCAGCCACTGATACGGGAAACAAGCGTTGGATCGGGTCTGAGAGAATTGGTTCCGTGATCTCTCGAATCGATCTGCGCGGCGACGCCCTCCCCGAGGGTGGCGCTCTGCGCGACCTGCTGCCCCGTGCCGACTTCGACGTTGCGGCCGCCCTGGAGAAGGTGCGGCCGATCTGCGAGGACGTGCATCATCGCGGCGACGCGGCACTGATCGAGTACGCGGAGAAGTTCGACGGTGTGCGGCTGGACCAGGTACGGGTGCCGGCCGCGGCGCTGAAGCGCGCGCTGGAGGAGCTCGACCCCGCCGTCAGGGCCGCCCTGGAGGAGTCCGTCCGCCGGGCCAGGATCGTCCACCGTGCCCAGCGCCGCAGTGAGCACACCACGCAGGTCGTGCCCGGCGGCACCGTCACCGAGAAGTGGGTGCCGGTCGACCGGGTCGGCCTGTACGCCCCCGGCGGCCGGTCCGTCTACCCCTCCTCCGTGATCATGAACGTGGTGCCGGCGCAGGAGGCGGGCGTCGCGTCCCTCGCGCTGGCCTCTCCCGGACAGAAGGAGTTCGGCGGCCTCCCGCACCCCACGATCCTCGCGGCCTGCGCCCTCCTCGGCGTCGACGAGGTGTACGCGGCCGGCGGCGCCACCGCCGTCGCGATGTTCGCCTACGGCACCGAGTCCTGCGCGCCCGCGAACATGGTCACCGGCCCGGGCAACATCTGGGTCGCCGCCGCGAAGCGCTACTTCACCGGCCGGATCGGCATCGACGCGGAGGCCGGCCCGACCGAGATCGCCGTCCTCGCCGACGCGACCGCCGACCCCGTGCACGTCGCAGCCGACCTGATCAGCCAGGCCGAGCACGACCCGCTGGCCGCCGCCGTGCTGGTGACGGACTCGGAGGAGCTGGCGGCAGCGGTCGAGCGCGAGCTGGAGCCGCAGATCGCCGCGACCAAGCACGTCGAGGACCGGATCGTGCCCGCGCTCAGCGGTAGGCAGTCCGCGATCGTGCTCGTCTCCGGCATCGCGGACGGCCTCGAGGTCGTCAACGCCTACGGCGCCGAGCACCTGGAGATCCAGACCGCCGACGCCGCAGCCCTCGCCGCCCGGGTCCGCAACGCGGGCGCCGTCTTCGTCGGCCCGTGGGCCCCGGTGTCCCTGGGCGACTACGCGGCGGGGTCCAACCACGTCCTGCCGACCGGTGGCTGTGCCTGCCACTCCTCCGGCCTGTCCGTGCAGTCCTTCCTGCGCGGCATCCACATCGTGGACTACACCAGGGACGCCCTCGCGGAGGTCACCCACCACGTGGTGACGCTCGCCGAGGCCGAGGACCTGCCCGCGCACGGCGCCGCCCTCAAGGCCCGCTTCGACTGGAAGGTGCCGGGCCAGTGACCGACATCGGCAGCACCCCCGTCTCCCCCTGGGACGAACTCCCCATCCGGGACGAGCTGCGCGGCAAGTCCCCCTACGGCGCTCCCCAGCTCGACGTCCCCGTCCGGCTGAACACCAACGAGAACCCGTACCCGCTGCCGGAGCCGCTCGTCGAGCGCATCGCGGAGCGGGTGCGCGACGCGGCCAGGCAGCTCAACCGCTATCCCGACAGGGACGCGGTCGAACTGCGCACCGAGCTGGCCCGCTACCTCACCCGTACGACCGGCCACGCGGTCGCCCGGGAGAACGTCTGGGCGGCCAACGGCTCCAACGAGGTCATCCAGCAGCTGCTCCAGGCCTTCGCCGGCCCCGGCCGGATCGCCATGGGCTTCGAGCCGTCGTACTCGATGCACGGCCTGATCTCCCGCGGCACCGGCACCGGCTGGATCTCCGGCCCGCGCAGTGACGACTTCACCATCGAGACCGCCGCCGCCACCGCGGCCGTCGCCGAGCACCGCCCGGACGTCGTTTTCATCACCTCGCCCAACAACCCCACGGGCACCGCGGTCGACGCCGCGACGGTCGTGGAGCTGTACGAGGCGGCACAGGCGGCGAAGCCGTCGCTGGTCGTCGTCGACGAGGCGTACGTGGAATTCAGCCACCGGCCGTCGCTGTTGTCGCTCATCAAGGGCCGCACGAACCTGGTGATCTCCCGCACGATGTCCAAGGCCTTCGGCGCCGCCGGACTGCGCCTCGGATATCTGGCCGCCCACCCCGCCGTGGTCGACGCCGTCCAGCTGGTGCGCCTGCCGTACCACCTGTCCGCCGTCACACAGGCCACCGCCCTGGCCGCGCTGGAGCACACCGATACGCTGCTCGGGTACGTCGAGCAGCTGAAGACCGAGCGGGACCGGCTGGTCACGGAACTGCGCGCCATCGGCTACGAGGTCACCGACTCCGACGCCAACTTCGTGCAGTTCGGCCGGTTCGACGGCGAGGACGGCGCGCACAAGGCGTGGCAGCGGATCCTCGACCGGGGCGTACTGGTCCGCGACAACGGCGTACCGGGACTGCTGCGGGTCACCGCGGGCACGCCCGAAGAGAACGACGCGTTCCTCGATGCGGTTCGCGCACTGAAGAAGGAGCAGCACTGATGAGCGGCCGCGTAGGACGGGTCGAGCGCACCACCAAGGAGACCTCGGTCGTCGTCGAGATCAACCTCGACGGCACCGGCAAGGTCGACGTCGCCACCGGCGTCGGCTTCTACGACCACATGCTCGACCAGCTCGGCCGGCACGGTCTGTTCGACCTCACCGTCAAGACCGACGGCGACCTGCACATCGACACCCACCACACCATCGAGGACACCGCCCTCGCGCTGGGCGCCGCCTTCAAGCAGGCCCTCGGTGACAAGGTCGGC
Coding sequences within it:
- a CDS encoding NYN domain-containing protein yields the protein MERVDRCVVLVDAGYLLGAAASLLAGEPARSRITVDHASLIQGLRELAEADTRQPLLRIYWFDGAPDRVPQPEHRRLRVMPRVTVRLGALTRSDGRWAQKGVDAAMHAELTELARNRACSDVVLVTGDGDLLPGLMSAKEHGVAVHLWAVQAADGDYNQSEDLVAEADERRVLDRAWIIRAVRAKELTGICAPPPVPRPEIAAILSAPLPESALAAAAERAEDAVRNGTRPAPAEDDGQPAPAPAGPKGGVPTPKDLAGLRAPGQPSSHPASHPPNATLRWSSDKGWIERPGGGTLGEPPETASLPTLAQLTSAEQRWADREEDITTVGGDPFEVGQVFARRWMERLPENGHVQKLSTLYPRIPHRIDGELLRYAARFGLLAHKDDQIDEHDRYAIRAGFWREIDVRTAADHGPAGEQPGPEGIRGGRTP
- a CDS encoding ABC transporter ATP-binding protein; amino-acid sequence: MCVVRDLVKTYPAARGRRGTPGTPEVRASDGISLEVRRGEIFGLLGPNGAGKSTLVRQLTGLMRPDAGSVHVLGHDLVRHPERAARLIGYLGQESTALDELTVALAAETTGRLRGLAARRARAERDAVLEELGLTGLAGRPLKKLSGGQRRLACFAATLVGERPVLVLDEPTTGMDPVARRAVWAAVDRRRAEHGATVLLVTHNVIEAETVLDRVAVLDRGRVIACDSPSGLKEHVAGEVRVELVWRERAPLDVPEVAALRGSAQESGRRWVLRLGPEEARAAVAAVTGGAAFAALDDFTLATPSLEDVYLALGGNATKGLVKA
- a CDS encoding ABC transporter permease; the protein is MSIVSAKSDAAVSARRTPAEETTAAPLAPRARLLPALAAVYRAQLSRARVARIPLLFVATFQSVGIMVLMRGVVDGGAEARAVVAGASVLVVAFVALNLLAQYFGQLRAGGGLDHYATLPVPPAAVVLGAAGAYASFTVPGTVVTAVAGSVLFDLPLTHLWVLAAVIPLSGAALAGLGAALGLLAPRQEMATLLGQLGMSAALLLGVLPADRLPEPVSYARDLLPSTYGVEAMARTFDAHPDWPAVALDLAVCAAVGVVSLAVATWAYRRAAVR
- a CDS encoding ABC transporter permease encodes the protein MTAPLTPPHQPHEPSRDDNAWQAPPTGPGSSSMYAYDTAKDEAESAAELRKDLRDSALILVAVTLLGVALGFLWLWLAPRVPLVSNDEAVFLKDTEGEEAIGADGTFLLLGVALGVLTAVAVFLFRRRGGIALVVALAVGAVLGSLLGWGIGMWFGPTRDVVEQARQVGEGVTFDAYLDLRAKGALLAWPVAAMVVHLGLTALFGPRDPEPEWPTGPTGAPAPRQ
- the ybaK gene encoding Cys-tRNA(Pro) deacylase, whose product is MAKNATKKTKKQQSGGTPATVALTAAGIPFTVHTYDHDPSSPSYGEEAAEALGVSPDRVFKTLVADVDGALTVAVVPVAGRLDLKALASAVGGKRATMADPAAAERTTGYVRGGISPLGQRKRLPTVLDASASAHGTICVSAGRRGLEVELSPTDLASLTSATLAPIARA
- a CDS encoding LON peptidase substrate-binding domain-containing protein, whose translation is MTTARLPLFPLNSVLFPGLVLPLNIFEERYRAMMRELLKADEEEPRRFAVVAIRDGREVAPAAPGMPDPTTVVERGPAAGFGPDPIQAFHRVGCIADAATVRERGDGSFEVLATGTTRVKLLSVDASGPFLTAELEEIPEEPGDGAATLAEGVLRAFRSYQKRLAGARERSLSTGAELPDEPSVVSYLVAAAAVLDTPAKQRLLQAPDTATRLREELTLLRAETAMLRHLPSLPAVDLTWRPTSPN
- a CDS encoding oxidoreductase — translated: MTEPLDDGPPDGLSPTELHMWNAFRNGSTYDLSDTDPLLNDPFSPLPWGPERSVRASIVARLLLSGPAARPGRVCALKLRGVLITGTLKLAGGSISPYVELHGCRFENELLMPEAHFTTVRMVGCAIPRIEAARLRTEGDLHLPRCRVEHGIRLTDAQIGTDLLINQIHVRPDRRGRAITADGMSVAQDLQAELIETYGEFSLRGAKVGVSLSLRGSRLRAAAERRALNAPQLSVERTLYMTGAWVSVTTGNQGATPPFGIAAYGTPARGSRLQPFECHGGVRLDDGRFGDAVDLQRARFVLSPREELSLRRIATPELRFNAERPEEGRVVLNGAKVVTLIDLAASWPGPGGLAMGGFVYENLVPYEEFPLSRRLEWVASATPEYSPEPYERLATVLRNSGEDADAREVLLAKNRRRRETLPLAGKLWGYLQDLTVAYGYRPGRAALWMAVLWAAGAIAFAQVAPPPIKPDEHPEWNPALYALDLLIPVINLGQDGHWRLQGGWQWAAAVLVLLGWILATTVAAGASRLLRRG
- the hisD gene encoding histidinol dehydrogenase, whose amino-acid sequence is MISRIDLRGDALPEGGALRDLLPRADFDVAAALEKVRPICEDVHHRGDAALIEYAEKFDGVRLDQVRVPAAALKRALEELDPAVRAALEESVRRARIVHRAQRRSEHTTQVVPGGTVTEKWVPVDRVGLYAPGGRSVYPSSVIMNVVPAQEAGVASLALASPGQKEFGGLPHPTILAACALLGVDEVYAAGGATAVAMFAYGTESCAPANMVTGPGNIWVAAAKRYFTGRIGIDAEAGPTEIAVLADATADPVHVAADLISQAEHDPLAAAVLVTDSEELAAAVERELEPQIAATKHVEDRIVPALSGRQSAIVLVSGIADGLEVVNAYGAEHLEIQTADAAALAARVRNAGAVFVGPWAPVSLGDYAAGSNHVLPTGGCACHSSGLSVQSFLRGIHIVDYTRDALAEVTHHVVTLAEAEDLPAHGAALKARFDWKVPGQ